From a region of the Apis mellifera strain DH4 linkage group LG2, Amel_HAv3.1, whole genome shotgun sequence genome:
- the LOC551891 gene encoding molybdenum cofactor biosynthesis protein 1 isoform X2: MFRKINITKSFFGVVYSSTESFVSPYVSRRIQQFRDHLNNTHDNDILTDSFGRRHTYLRISITERCNLRSEGIKLTKNDGILRTDEIIKIADLFVNEGINKIRLTGGEPTVRKDIVDIIAGLKQLSNLKQVAITTNGLTLTRQLPFLQKAGLDAINISLDTLQENRFEQFTRRKGWSKVMAAIDLAIQLGYNPVKVNCVIMKGFNDDEIIDFVNLTKNRPIDIRFIEYMPFQGNKWNQNKMVSFETMKKFIRDIYPNLQRLPNKYNDTSKAYHVPGFTGQIGFITSMSDHFCNSCNRLRITADGNLKVCLFEGKGEISLRDALRSGVSNDILKEMIGQAVQRKKKQHAVKKKHIHLKSYKDITRRYIMDYMGLRFKNDINIRVFSSLSHVDQSGKASMVDVDSKNETKRIAIAKGIVQVNSNISKLIVENNIKKGDVLSVAQLAGIIAAKRTSDLIPLCHPLPLSYANVSLHLNEKLHRIEITAEIRCTGKTGVEMEALTAVSIAALTIYDMCKYATSPQYIKITDIELISKTGGTKGDFFRK, translated from the exons atgtttcgaaaaattaatattacgaaaTCGTTTTTTGGTGTTGTGTATTCATCTACTGAATCATTTGTTTCACCATATGTTTCACGTAGA atacaaCAATTCAgagatcatttaaataatacgcaTGACAATGATATACTCACAGATTCATTTGGAAGACGTCATACATATTTACGAATTTCGATTACCGAACGTTGTAATCTTCGat CAGAAGGAATTAAGTTGACAAAGAATGATGGTATTTTGAGAAcagatgaaataattaaaatagctgatttatttgtaaatgaaggtataaataaaatacgctTAACTGGTGGTGAACCAACTGTCAGAAAAGATATTGTGGATATTAttg ctgGTTTGAAACagttatctaatttaaaacaagTTGCAATTACTACTAATGGATTAACATTAACACGTCAGTTACCATTTCTTCAAAAAGCTGGATTagatgcaataaatatttctttagatACTTTACAAGAAAATCGTTTTGAACAATTTACCCGTAGAAAGGGATGGTCTAAAGTTATGGCTGCAATTGATCTAGCTATTCAATTAGGTTATAATCCAGTAAAG gtgAACTGTGTTATAATGAAAGGTTTCAATGACGATGAGATAattgattttgttaatttaacaaaaaatcgtCCAATTGATATacgttttattgaatatatgccTTTTCAAGGAAATAAATGGAATCAGAATAAAATGGTTTCCTTCGAgactatgaaaaaatttattagagatATATATCCTAATCTTCAACGTCTTCCAAATAAGTACAATGATACAtctaaa gcatATCATGTACCTGGATTTACAGGACAAATTGGATTTATTACATCGATGAGTGAtcatttttgtaattcatGTAATAGATTAAGAATAACGGCAgatggaaatttaaaagtttgttTGTTTGAGGGAAAGGGAGAAATATCTCTTCGAGATGCATTACGTAGTGGAGTATCTAATgacattttgaaagaaatgatCGGACAAGCGGTGCAACGTAAAAAAAAGCAGCATGCGg ttaaaaagaaacatattcatcttaaaagttataaagatataacaaGACGATATATAATGGATTACATGGgacttcgatttaaaaatgatataaatataagagtaTTTTCCTCATTATCACATGTAGATCAAAGTGGCAAAGCAAGCATGGTAGATGTagattcgaaaaatgaaactAAACGAATCGCAATAGCAAAGGGAATTGTACaagttaattcaaatataagcAAATTGATTgttgagaataatataaaaaagggcGATGTATTATCTGTGGCACAATTGGCAGGTATCATAGCAGCGAAACGTACTTCTGATTTGATACCTTTATGTCATCCACTTCCATTATCTTATGCAAATGTATCCTTacatttaaacgaaaaattacatCGCATAGAAATCACGGCAGAAATTAGATGCACTGGAAAAACAGGTGTAGAAATGGAAGCTTTAACAGCCGTAAGTATTGCGGCTTTAACAATTTATGATATGTGTAAATATGCAACTTCCccacaatatataaaaataaccgatatcgaattaatttcaaaaactgGTGGTACAAAGGgtgatttttttagaaaataa
- the LOC551891 gene encoding molybdenum cofactor biosynthesis protein 1 isoform X1, whose amino-acid sequence MFRKINITKSFFGVVYSSTESFVSPYVSRRIQQFRDHLNNTHDNDILTDSFGRRHTYLRISITERCNLRCLYCMPAEGIKLTKNDGILRTDEIIKIADLFVNEGINKIRLTGGEPTVRKDIVDIIAGLKQLSNLKQVAITTNGLTLTRQLPFLQKAGLDAINISLDTLQENRFEQFTRRKGWSKVMAAIDLAIQLGYNPVKVNCVIMKGFNDDEIIDFVNLTKNRPIDIRFIEYMPFQGNKWNQNKMVSFETMKKFIRDIYPNLQRLPNKYNDTSKAYHVPGFTGQIGFITSMSDHFCNSCNRLRITADGNLKVCLFEGKGEISLRDALRSGVSNDILKEMIGQAVQRKKKQHAVKKKHIHLKSYKDITRRYIMDYMGLRFKNDINIRVFSSLSHVDQSGKASMVDVDSKNETKRIAIAKGIVQVNSNISKLIVENNIKKGDVLSVAQLAGIIAAKRTSDLIPLCHPLPLSYANVSLHLNEKLHRIEITAEIRCTGKTGVEMEALTAVSIAALTIYDMCKYATSPQYIKITDIELISKTGGTKGDFFRK is encoded by the exons atgtttcgaaaaattaatattacgaaaTCGTTTTTTGGTGTTGTGTATTCATCTACTGAATCATTTGTTTCACCATATGTTTCACGTAGA atacaaCAATTCAgagatcatttaaataatacgcaTGACAATGATATACTCACAGATTCATTTGGAAGACGTCATACATATTTACGAATTTCGATTACCGAACGTTGTAATCTTCGat gcTTATATTGTATGCCAGCAGAAGGAATTAAGTTGACAAAGAATGATGGTATTTTGAGAAcagatgaaataattaaaatagctgatttatttgtaaatgaaggtataaataaaatacgctTAACTGGTGGTGAACCAACTGTCAGAAAAGATATTGTGGATATTAttg ctgGTTTGAAACagttatctaatttaaaacaagTTGCAATTACTACTAATGGATTAACATTAACACGTCAGTTACCATTTCTTCAAAAAGCTGGATTagatgcaataaatatttctttagatACTTTACAAGAAAATCGTTTTGAACAATTTACCCGTAGAAAGGGATGGTCTAAAGTTATGGCTGCAATTGATCTAGCTATTCAATTAGGTTATAATCCAGTAAAG gtgAACTGTGTTATAATGAAAGGTTTCAATGACGATGAGATAattgattttgttaatttaacaaaaaatcgtCCAATTGATATacgttttattgaatatatgccTTTTCAAGGAAATAAATGGAATCAGAATAAAATGGTTTCCTTCGAgactatgaaaaaatttattagagatATATATCCTAATCTTCAACGTCTTCCAAATAAGTACAATGATACAtctaaa gcatATCATGTACCTGGATTTACAGGACAAATTGGATTTATTACATCGATGAGTGAtcatttttgtaattcatGTAATAGATTAAGAATAACGGCAgatggaaatttaaaagtttgttTGTTTGAGGGAAAGGGAGAAATATCTCTTCGAGATGCATTACGTAGTGGAGTATCTAATgacattttgaaagaaatgatCGGACAAGCGGTGCAACGTAAAAAAAAGCAGCATGCGg ttaaaaagaaacatattcatcttaaaagttataaagatataacaaGACGATATATAATGGATTACATGGgacttcgatttaaaaatgatataaatataagagtaTTTTCCTCATTATCACATGTAGATCAAAGTGGCAAAGCAAGCATGGTAGATGTagattcgaaaaatgaaactAAACGAATCGCAATAGCAAAGGGAATTGTACaagttaattcaaatataagcAAATTGATTgttgagaataatataaaaaagggcGATGTATTATCTGTGGCACAATTGGCAGGTATCATAGCAGCGAAACGTACTTCTGATTTGATACCTTTATGTCATCCACTTCCATTATCTTATGCAAATGTATCCTTacatttaaacgaaaaattacatCGCATAGAAATCACGGCAGAAATTAGATGCACTGGAAAAACAGGTGTAGAAATGGAAGCTTTAACAGCCGTAAGTATTGCGGCTTTAACAATTTATGATATGTGTAAATATGCAACTTCCccacaatatataaaaataaccgatatcgaattaatttcaaaaactgGTGGTACAAAGGgtgatttttttagaaaataa
- the LOC551891 gene encoding molybdenum cofactor biosynthesis protein 1 isoform X4, whose amino-acid sequence MFRKINITKSFFGVVYSSTESFVSPYVSRRIQQFRDHLNNTHDNDILTDSFGRRHTYLRISITERCNLRCLYCMPAEGIKLTKNDGILRTDEIIKIADLFVNEGINKIRLTGGEPTVRKDIVDIIAGLKQLSNLKQVAITTNGLTLTRQLPFLQKAGLDAINISLDTLQENRFEQFTRRKGWSKVMAAIDLAIQLGYNPVKVNCVIMKGFNDDEIIDFVNLTKNRPIDIRFIEYMPFQGNKWNQNKMVSFETMKKFIRDIYPNLQRLPNKYNDTSKAYHVPGFTGQIGFITSMSDHFCNSCNRLRITADGNLKVCLFEGKGEISLRDALRSGVSNDILKEMIGQAVQRKKKQHAGMFNLSRMENRPMILIGG is encoded by the exons atgtttcgaaaaattaatattacgaaaTCGTTTTTTGGTGTTGTGTATTCATCTACTGAATCATTTGTTTCACCATATGTTTCACGTAGA atacaaCAATTCAgagatcatttaaataatacgcaTGACAATGATATACTCACAGATTCATTTGGAAGACGTCATACATATTTACGAATTTCGATTACCGAACGTTGTAATCTTCGat gcTTATATTGTATGCCAGCAGAAGGAATTAAGTTGACAAAGAATGATGGTATTTTGAGAAcagatgaaataattaaaatagctgatttatttgtaaatgaaggtataaataaaatacgctTAACTGGTGGTGAACCAACTGTCAGAAAAGATATTGTGGATATTAttg ctgGTTTGAAACagttatctaatttaaaacaagTTGCAATTACTACTAATGGATTAACATTAACACGTCAGTTACCATTTCTTCAAAAAGCTGGATTagatgcaataaatatttctttagatACTTTACAAGAAAATCGTTTTGAACAATTTACCCGTAGAAAGGGATGGTCTAAAGTTATGGCTGCAATTGATCTAGCTATTCAATTAGGTTATAATCCAGTAAAG gtgAACTGTGTTATAATGAAAGGTTTCAATGACGATGAGATAattgattttgttaatttaacaaaaaatcgtCCAATTGATATacgttttattgaatatatgccTTTTCAAGGAAATAAATGGAATCAGAATAAAATGGTTTCCTTCGAgactatgaaaaaatttattagagatATATATCCTAATCTTCAACGTCTTCCAAATAAGTACAATGATACAtctaaa gcatATCATGTACCTGGATTTACAGGACAAATTGGATTTATTACATCGATGAGTGAtcatttttgtaattcatGTAATAGATTAAGAATAACGGCAgatggaaatttaaaagtttgttTGTTTGAGGGAAAGGGAGAAATATCTCTTCGAGATGCATTACGTAGTGGAGTATCTAATgacattttgaaagaaatgatCGGACAAGCGGTGCAACGTAAAAAAAAGCAGCATGCGg GAATGTTCAATCTATCCCGCATGGAAAACAGGCCAATGATTTTAATTGGgggttaa
- the LOC551891 gene encoding molybdenum cofactor biosynthesis protein 1 isoform X3, with product MPAEGIKLTKNDGILRTDEIIKIADLFVNEGINKIRLTGGEPTVRKDIVDIIAGLKQLSNLKQVAITTNGLTLTRQLPFLQKAGLDAINISLDTLQENRFEQFTRRKGWSKVMAAIDLAIQLGYNPVKVNCVIMKGFNDDEIIDFVNLTKNRPIDIRFIEYMPFQGNKWNQNKMVSFETMKKFIRDIYPNLQRLPNKYNDTSKAYHVPGFTGQIGFITSMSDHFCNSCNRLRITADGNLKVCLFEGKGEISLRDALRSGVSNDILKEMIGQAVQRKKKQHAVKKKHIHLKSYKDITRRYIMDYMGLRFKNDINIRVFSSLSHVDQSGKASMVDVDSKNETKRIAIAKGIVQVNSNISKLIVENNIKKGDVLSVAQLAGIIAAKRTSDLIPLCHPLPLSYANVSLHLNEKLHRIEITAEIRCTGKTGVEMEALTAVSIAALTIYDMCKYATSPQYIKITDIELISKTGGTKGDFFRK from the exons ATGCCAGCAGAAGGAATTAAGTTGACAAAGAATGATGGTATTTTGAGAAcagatgaaataattaaaatagctgatttatttgtaaatgaaggtataaataaaatacgctTAACTGGTGGTGAACCAACTGTCAGAAAAGATATTGTGGATATTAttg ctgGTTTGAAACagttatctaatttaaaacaagTTGCAATTACTACTAATGGATTAACATTAACACGTCAGTTACCATTTCTTCAAAAAGCTGGATTagatgcaataaatatttctttagatACTTTACAAGAAAATCGTTTTGAACAATTTACCCGTAGAAAGGGATGGTCTAAAGTTATGGCTGCAATTGATCTAGCTATTCAATTAGGTTATAATCCAGTAAAG gtgAACTGTGTTATAATGAAAGGTTTCAATGACGATGAGATAattgattttgttaatttaacaaaaaatcgtCCAATTGATATacgttttattgaatatatgccTTTTCAAGGAAATAAATGGAATCAGAATAAAATGGTTTCCTTCGAgactatgaaaaaatttattagagatATATATCCTAATCTTCAACGTCTTCCAAATAAGTACAATGATACAtctaaa gcatATCATGTACCTGGATTTACAGGACAAATTGGATTTATTACATCGATGAGTGAtcatttttgtaattcatGTAATAGATTAAGAATAACGGCAgatggaaatttaaaagtttgttTGTTTGAGGGAAAGGGAGAAATATCTCTTCGAGATGCATTACGTAGTGGAGTATCTAATgacattttgaaagaaatgatCGGACAAGCGGTGCAACGTAAAAAAAAGCAGCATGCGg ttaaaaagaaacatattcatcttaaaagttataaagatataacaaGACGATATATAATGGATTACATGGgacttcgatttaaaaatgatataaatataagagtaTTTTCCTCATTATCACATGTAGATCAAAGTGGCAAAGCAAGCATGGTAGATGTagattcgaaaaatgaaactAAACGAATCGCAATAGCAAAGGGAATTGTACaagttaattcaaatataagcAAATTGATTgttgagaataatataaaaaagggcGATGTATTATCTGTGGCACAATTGGCAGGTATCATAGCAGCGAAACGTACTTCTGATTTGATACCTTTATGTCATCCACTTCCATTATCTTATGCAAATGTATCCTTacatttaaacgaaaaattacatCGCATAGAAATCACGGCAGAAATTAGATGCACTGGAAAAACAGGTGTAGAAATGGAAGCTTTAACAGCCGTAAGTATTGCGGCTTTAACAATTTATGATATGTGTAAATATGCAACTTCCccacaatatataaaaataaccgatatcgaattaatttcaaaaactgGTGGTACAAAGGgtgatttttttagaaaataa
- the LOC724734 gene encoding hemicentin-1 isoform X1: MAPFHGMALILLGIGYLLHAEPPSDHRTLAVQRFDGEKTDKGERSQRGAKRTYFYKDSPQKVTAVVGQTVVLLCRVKNLGNRTVSWIRKRDLHILTSMSVTYTSDARFKIVGNPDHDDWNLRIDYVQPRDDGIYECQVNAEPKIYRAITLKVLDVQAKITGPEEVYVKKGSTISLTCIVDVQDISPSNVTWYHAGAMIDFDGPRGGVSLETEKGKNGTTSKLLITRAQHDDSGNYTCVSSKVAANVMVHVLNGEHPAAMQHGGTGNINRRVILFSLVLLMGTIFR; the protein is encoded by the exons ATGGCACCATTCCATGGCATGGCCCTTATATTGCTTGGAATCGGATACCTGTTACACGCAGAACCGCCATCCGATCATCGGACTTTAG CGGTGCAACGATTCGATGGGGAAAAAACGGATAAAGGCGAACGGTCGCAACGAGGTGCGAAGAGgacgtatttttataaagactCGCCCCAAAAAGTGACCGCTGTTGTGGGACAAACTGTTGTGCTGTTGTGTCGTGTTAAAAATCTGGGGAATAGAACA GTGTCTTGGATTCGAAAAAGGGACTTGCACATCTTAACGTCCATGTCGGTGACTTACACGAGCGACGCAAGATTTAAGATAGTCGGCAATCCGGACCACGACGACTGGAATCTGCGAATAGATTACGTTCAACCACGGGACGATGGCATTTACGAGTGTCAAGTTAATGCAGAGCCCAAGATATATAGGGCGATTACTTTGAAAGTTTTGG ATGTGCAGGCAAAGATCACGGGGCCCGAGGAAGTGTACGTGAAAAAGGGAAGCACGATCAGTTTGACGTGTATCGTGGACGTGCAAGATATCTCTCCGAGCAACGTGACTTGGTACCATGCCGGTGCCATGATCGATTTCGATGGTCCAAG GGGTGGCGTTTCCCTGGAAACGGAGAAAGGTAAGAACGGGACCACTAGCAAGCTGCTAATAACGCGCGCCCAGCATGACGATAGTGGTAATTACACGTGCGTGTCGAGCAAGGTCGCTGCGAATGTGATGGTGCACGTGTTGAACg gcGAACATCCTGCGGCTATGCAGCACGGTGGAACCGGGAACATCAACAGGAGGGTGATTTTGTTCAGCCTGGTTCTTCTAATGGGCACGATATTCCGGTGA
- the LOC724734 gene encoding hemicentin-2 isoform X2, producing the protein MAPFHGMALILLGIGYLLHAEPPSDHRTLAVQRFDGEKTDKGERSQRGAKRTYFYKDSPQKVTAVVGQTVVLLCRVKNLGNRTVSWIRKRDLHILTSMSVTYTSDARFKIVGNPDHDDWNLRIDYVQPRDDGIYECQVNAEPKIYRAITLKVLDVQAKITGPEEVYVKKGSTISLTCIVDVQDISPSNVTWYHAGAMIDFDGPRGGVSLETEKGEHPAAMQHGGTGNINRRVILFSLVLLMGTIFR; encoded by the exons ATGGCACCATTCCATGGCATGGCCCTTATATTGCTTGGAATCGGATACCTGTTACACGCAGAACCGCCATCCGATCATCGGACTTTAG CGGTGCAACGATTCGATGGGGAAAAAACGGATAAAGGCGAACGGTCGCAACGAGGTGCGAAGAGgacgtatttttataaagactCGCCCCAAAAAGTGACCGCTGTTGTGGGACAAACTGTTGTGCTGTTGTGTCGTGTTAAAAATCTGGGGAATAGAACA GTGTCTTGGATTCGAAAAAGGGACTTGCACATCTTAACGTCCATGTCGGTGACTTACACGAGCGACGCAAGATTTAAGATAGTCGGCAATCCGGACCACGACGACTGGAATCTGCGAATAGATTACGTTCAACCACGGGACGATGGCATTTACGAGTGTCAAGTTAATGCAGAGCCCAAGATATATAGGGCGATTACTTTGAAAGTTTTGG ATGTGCAGGCAAAGATCACGGGGCCCGAGGAAGTGTACGTGAAAAAGGGAAGCACGATCAGTTTGACGTGTATCGTGGACGTGCAAGATATCTCTCCGAGCAACGTGACTTGGTACCATGCCGGTGCCATGATCGATTTCGATGGTCCAAG GGGTGGCGTTTCCCTGGAAACGGAGAAAG gcGAACATCCTGCGGCTATGCAGCACGGTGGAACCGGGAACATCAACAGGAGGGTGATTTTGTTCAGCCTGGTTCTTCTAATGGGCACGATATTCCGGTGA
- the LOC100578614 gene encoding tctex1 domain-containing protein 1 — protein sequence MSQQQQQAKQTNQEIRSAKSLKVSNPNLQKPISALRGVQFNEGKKRLGSKNSGMNSVSRVFFHKRTDRMKVPKYQNTYRLESFNPFNIEVVDNMVRDTMESKLSTVTAYHPNIMAKLCCEIDNELQNALLKKDYDRYKLVVQATIVQRFDQSLHAGFQCLWDVERDNYSYYVFENNHIYAWCCVFAIYYE from the exons ATGagtcaacaacaacaacaagcgAAGCAAACCAACCAAGAAATTCGCTCCGcgaaaagtttaaaagtttcaaatcCTAATTTGCAAAAACCTATTAGTGCTTTAAGAGGTGTGCAATTTAACGAG GGCAAAAAGAGGTTAGGTTCGAAGAATTCCGGTATGAATTCGGTGAGTCGAGTGTTTTTCCATAAACGTACAGATCGGATGAAG GTTCCCAAGTATCAGAATACCTATCGGCTCGAATCATTTAATCCCTTCAACATAGAGGTGGTCGATAACATGGTGAGGGACACGATGGAGAGTAAATTGTCGACGGTGACGGCCTATCATCCAAACATCATGGCCAAATTGTGCTGCGAGATCGACAACGAGTTGCAAAACGCGCTCCTCAAAAAGGATTACGATAG GTACAAGCTAGTGGTGCAGGCGACGATAGTTCAACGTTTCGATCAAAGTTTACACGCGGGTTTTCAATGCCTTTGGGACGTGGAACGAGACAATTATTCGTACTACGTTTTTGAAAACAACCATATTTACGCTTGGTGTTGTGTATTCGCCATATATTACGAGTAA